One Littorina saxatilis isolate snail1 linkage group LG14, US_GU_Lsax_2.0, whole genome shotgun sequence genomic region harbors:
- the LOC138947348 gene encoding uncharacterized protein has translation MTTMELYLYQLNNRVLPDENWMFNMKDYVAAADETDSDKERCFIELKNLKSLFSAVACGECGGTLSVCFGDKMGYSREIRLACEDCTFTKQQHSCSRLDGSNNITMGFDVNNSIVMCFNELGCGEAALRKFSAIMSIPGLSHNTYRRISKKVGGAHREVTANVLQAAVQAVHDANAHGDPDFDNGDNSDEGGDAECAANDGDSSDSANVDSDDDSSHSGSTASTARRDSDDEGEGRH, from the exons ATGACAACAATGGAATTGTACCTTTACCAGCTGAACAACCGTGTACTGCCAGACGAAAACTGGATGTTTAATATGAAAGACTACGTTGCTGCAGCTGACGAAACGGACAGTGACAAAGAGCGGTGCTTCATTGAGTTGAAAAATTTGAAGTCTCTGTTTTCGGCGGTCGCTTGTGGCGAGTGTGGTGGGACCCTGTCGGTGTGCTTTGGTGACAAGATGGGATATTCAAGAGAAATAAGACTGGCTTGTGAG GATTGCACCTTCACGAAGCAGCAGCATTCATGTAGCCGACTTGATGGGAGCAACAACATTACTATGGGGTTTGACGTCAACAACTCCATTGTCATGTGCTTCAACGAGTTAGGATGTGGCGAGGCAGCTCTTCGGAAGTTCTCTGCCATCATGTCGATTCCAGGATTGTCGCACAACACCTATCGGCGTATCTCCAAGAAGGTGGGTGGTGCACACAGAGAGGTGACTGCAAATGTCTTGCAGGCAGCTGTTCAAGCTGTGCATGATGCCAATGCACATGGCGACCCGGACTTTGACAACGGTGACAACAGTGACGAAGGTGGTGACGCAGAGTGTGCAGCTAATGATGGTGACAGCAGCGACTCTGCAAATGTTGACAGTGACGACGACAGTAGTCATAGTGGCTCTACTGCTAGCACAGCAAGAAGAGACAGTGATGATGAAGGTGAGGGTCGGCATTGA